TAGGTGTGGGAGCCGTAGCCGTTCATGTGGCGGTAGGACGCGGGGATGCCGCGGTCACCCATCAGCCAGGTGATCTGGTGCGTGGCCTCGGGGGCGTGCGCCCAGAAGTCCCAGACGTTGTCCGGCTCCTGCTTGCCCGTGAAGGGGTCGCGCTTCTGCGAGTGGATGAAGTCGGGGAACTTGATCGGGTCCTTGATGAAGAACACCGGGGTGTTGTTGCCGACGAGGTCGTAGTTGCCCTCTTCGGTGTAGAACTTCAGCGCGAAGCCGCGCGGGTCGCGGACGGCGTCCGCGCCACCGAGGGAGTCCGCGACGGTGGAGAACCGCAGGAAGGTCTCGGTCTTCTTGCCGACCGTGTTCAGGAACGCGGCGCTGGTGTAGGCGGTGACGTCGTCGGTCACCTCGAAGTGGCCGTACGCGGCCGAGCCGCGGGCGTGCACCACACGCTCCGGGATGCGCTCCCGGTTGAAGCGGGCGAGCTTCTCAAGGAGCTGCTGGTCCTGGACCAGGAGCGGGCCACCGACGCCGGCGGTGGCGGAGTTCTGGTTGTCGGCGACCGGGGCGCCGGACTCGGTCGTCAGCGTGCGCTTCGACATGGTGACCTTCCGTACGGGAAACTGCTGACGGAATGCATCTTCCGTCATGCGGAACAGCCTAATTTCGGCGTGAACTCGACGTCAACAGTTTGTTGAAAGAAAGAGTGTGGAGAGGAAATCCGGACGGTGCCGGCGCTTGGGCGCGACAGGACAGGTGTCAGCACCGGCACCATCCGGAAACTCAGGTCCCCCTGGGGGGAAGGGCGTTCGGATCCGTGATCAGATCTGCGCGCCGGAGAGGCGCTCGACCGCGCGGAGCAGGGCGGAGTGGTCCAGGCCACCGTCACCCTGGGCGCGCAGCGAGGCGACGAGCTGGGCGACGACCGCGCCGACCGGGAGGGCCGCACCCACATTGCGGGCGGCGTCGGTGACGATGCCCATGTCCTTGTGGTGCAGGTCGATCCGGAAGCCGGGCTTGAAGTCGCGGTTCAGGAAGTTGTCCTTCTTGCGCGTCAGCACCGTGGAGCCGGCCAGACCGCCGTTGAGAACGTCCAGGGCGGCGGTGAGGTTCACGCCGGACTTCTCCAGGAAGACGACGGCCTCGGCGCACGCCTGGATGTTCACCGCGACGATGAGCTGGTTGGCGGCCTTCACCGTCTGGCCGGAGCCGTGCGGGCCGCACAGGACGATGGTCTTGCCGAGGGCCTCCAGGACCGGCAGGGCCTCGTCGAAGTCGGCCTGCTCGCCACCCACCATGATCGACAGCACGGCCTCGATGGCGCCGGCCTCGCCGCCGGACACCGGGGCGTCGATGACGCGGATGCCCTTCTCGGCGGCGTTCTTGGCGAGGTCGATCGAGGTCTGCGGGGTGATCGACGACATGTCGATGATCAGCGCGCCGGACTTCGCGTTCTTCAGGATGCCGTTCTCGCCGTAGGCGATGGCCTCGACCTGCGGGGAGGCGGGCACCATCGTGATGACGACGTCGGCGTCCTTGACGGCCTCGGCGATCGAGCCGGCCGCGGTGCCGCCGGCGGCGGCGAGGCGGTCCAGCTTGTCCTGCTCCAGGGTGAAGCCGGTGACCGAGTAGCCGGCCTTCAGGAGGTTCTCGGCCATGGGGGAGCCCATGATGCCGAGACCGACCCAGGCGATCGACGGGAGGGCAGCGGGGTTGCTCATGATGAGGGTCCTTCTCTTAATGCTTTGTACGAAAAGTGCGTGAGGTGCCTGGCTGATCGCCCGGACTTGGTCCGCCTACTTCGCGGCGCGGGCCTCGGCCGGCAGCCACGCGAAGGAGGCGGCGGCGTCGGCGGCCTTGTACTCCAGGCCTACGTAGCCCTCGTATCCGGCCTTCCTCAGCTGGTCGAGCAGCTCCTCCAGGGGCAGCTCGCCGGTGCCGGGGGCACCGCGTCCGGGCTTGTCCGCGATCTGGACGTGCCCGGTCTTGGCGGCGTACTTTTCGATGACCTCGGAGAGGTCCTCATCGTTCATCGCCAGGTGGTACAGGTCGAGGAGGAACTTGGCGTTGCCGAGGCCGGTGGCCTCGTTCACCTTGTCCACCACCTCGATGCCGGCCGGCGCGCTCACCAGGGGGTAGAGCGGCGACTCGGGCTTGTTGAGGGTCTCGATCAGGAGGATCGCGCCCACGCGGTCCGCGGCCCGGGCGGCCACGACCAGGTTCTCCAGGGCGAGCTCGTCCTGGACGGCCGGGTCGACGCCTTCCACGCGGTTTCCGTAGAGGGCGTTCAGCGCCTTGCAGCCGACCGAGGCCGCGAAGTCGGCGGCCACGTTGATGTTGGCGTTGAAGCGCTCCGACTCCTCACCGGGGACCGAGACCGCGCCGCGGTCGGGACCCGGCAATTGGCCGGCGTAGAAGTTCAGGCCCACCAACCGGGTGCCGGCGTCCTCAAGAGCCTTCTTGAGGGCGTCGAGCTCCGCCTGGGCGGGAGTGGGGGTCTCGATCCAGGGCCACCACAGCTCGACCGCGGTGAAGCCCGCCGCGGCGGCGGCCGCGGGACGCTCCAGAAGCGGGAGTTCCGTGTAGAGGATCGAAAGGTTTACATCGAAGCGCTGGTCCGTGTATCCCATGAGGGGTGTGCGCTCCTTCCGTATTGCGGAAGTTGTTTTCTGCTTGATGGAAGACTGCATCGAGGTTCGCGTGGCTGTCAAGTGCGGACTGCCGAAACCTGCGGAGCGCGGGGTAGCTTGACCGCGTGCGATTGAGAGTGGAATTCACGACCGAGCCCTTCGATCTCGAAGAGGCCCCCGCCCATGCCGTGGCCGCTCGCGAGGTCATCCAGAAGGCGCGGCTCGACGCGGTGGACGTCGGCCCCTTCGGCAACACCGCCGAGGGCGGGTCCGAAGAGGTGCTCACCGCCGTTTCCGCGCTCCTGCGCGATGCGCTGGAGGCCGGAGCCACGCGCGTCTCGCTCCAGGTGAACGTGATCCGGGAGGAGACCCCGTGACCGAGCCCCGCGACCACCCGTTCGTCACCGCGGTCAAGCCGCTGGTCGACGCCATCGGCGGCGAGCTGATGGATCCCTCCCTGGCGCAGCCCGACGACGTCGTGCTCACCTGGGAGGGTCAGGACCTGCTGGCCGTGCGCCTGCCCCAGCTGTCCGACTCGCTGGACCACATCCTGGCCGCGCTGGAGCGACGCCACGGCGTGCCCCTGGCCCGGCTCGACCGGAAGTCCAAGCAGGACGTGGTGCGCATATTGGAGGCGCGTGGCGCCTTCTCCGTGCGGCACGGGGTGGAAACGGTCGCGGGCGCCCTGGGGGTAAGCCGCTTCACGGTCTACAACTACCTGAACAGGGAAAACCCGAACAAGAACAGCCAGGAGTGAACGGCGTCTGACGCACGGTGACGAGCCGCCGCCCGATTCACCCGGGCGGTGGCTTTTGTGTACGCGAAGTTTCAACAAAGTGTTGACGCGGTGTTGTCGAGGGCGTTAGCTATGCGCAGCCCGTCAAGCAACAACAGGCCACGGAGGCCTACCGTGACTTCGAGTCCGACCCCGGGTCTCACCCGGTTCAACGCCTTGGACGACAGCGCGGCCACGGCCGAACTGCACGAGGTCTGCGCCAGCTCGGCGTGGGGGAGCAAGCTGCTCGCCCAGCGCCCCTTCACCACCGCCGACGCCCTGTTCTCGGCCAACGAGTCCGCCATGGCGGAGCTCACCGCCGAGGACCTGGCCGAGGCGATGGGGGGCCACGCGCCGATCGGCCGGCCGAAGCCGGGAGACCCGACCTCCGCCCGCGAGCAGCGTGGCATGGCCGGTGCCTCGGAGGACCTCAAGAACGAGCTCCTCGAACTGAACCTGGCGTACCAGGAGAAGTTCGGCCACGTCTTCCTCATCTGCGCCACCGGTGCGACCGGTGAGTTCATGCGGGACGCGGTCAGGATCCGGATCGACAACTCGCCGGAAGCGGAGCGGGAAATCGCCCGCGGCGAGCTCGTCAAGATCAACCGGATCCGCCTGACCCGCCTCGCAGAAGGAGAGTGAGCACGCCATGAGCACCGAGACCACCGCGTCGGTGTCCACGCACATCCTGGACACCAGCATCGGCAAGCCCGCCGAGGGCGTCGCCATCTCCCTGTCGGCCCGTACGGGTCCGGGCGGCGAGTGGGCGGCCCTGGGCGGCTCCGCCACCGATGCGGACGGGCGTTGCAAGGACCTGCCGGCCCTGCCGGAGGGCACCACACACGTGCGTCTCGACTTCGAGACCGAGACGTACTTCCTGAACAAGCACAGTTCGAAGAAGCAAGCCGAGGCGCAGCAGGACGCCCCCCGCGTAAGGGACAGCGGTGCGTTCTTCCCGGAGGTCACCATCACCTTTGCGGTGAACCCGGGCGAGCATTACCACGTACCGCTGCTGCTCAACCCGTTCGGCTACTCCGTTTACCGAGGGAGCTAGCAGACATGCCCACGATTCTCGGCCAGAATCAGTACGGGAAAGCAGAGAACCGCGTAGTCAAGATCACGCGGGACGGCGACACCCACCACATCAAGGACCTCAACGTCTCGGTCGCCCTCTCCGGCGACATGGACGACGTCCACTACTCCGGCTCGAACGCCAACGTCCTGCCGACGGACACCACCAAGAACACGGTGTACGCGTTCGCCAAGGAGTACGGCATCGAGTCCGCCGAGCAGTTCGGCATCCACCTGGCGCGTTGGTTCGTCAACAGCCAGGAGCCGATCCAGCGCGCGCGCATCCGGATCGAGGAGTACTCCTGGTCCCGGATCGCCACCTCCGACGCCAACTCCAAGTTCATCGGGTCGGACGAGGTCAACCACTCGTTCGTCCGTGAGGGCATGGAGACCCGCGTCACCCAGATCACGTACGACGGCACCAACTGGGAGGTCATCTCCGGCCTCAAGGACCTCGTCGTCATGAACTCCACGAACTCCGAGTTCTGGGGTTACGTGAAGGACAAGTACACGACCCTGAAGGAGGCCTACGACCGCATCCTGGCCACCCAG
This region of Streptomyces sp. NBC_00513 genomic DNA includes:
- the uraH gene encoding hydroxyisourate hydrolase, with the translated sequence MSTETTASVSTHILDTSIGKPAEGVAISLSARTGPGGEWAALGGSATDADGRCKDLPALPEGTTHVRLDFETETYFLNKHSSKKQAEAQQDAPRVRDSGAFFPEVTITFAVNPGEHYHVPLLLNPFGYSVYRGS
- a CDS encoding helix-turn-helix domain-containing protein encodes the protein MTEPRDHPFVTAVKPLVDAIGGELMDPSLAQPDDVVLTWEGQDLLAVRLPQLSDSLDHILAALERRHGVPLARLDRKSKQDVVRILEARGAFSVRHGVETVAGALGVSRFTVYNYLNRENPNKNSQE
- a CDS encoding 2-hydroxy-3-oxopropionate reductase → MSNPAALPSIAWVGLGIMGSPMAENLLKAGYSVTGFTLEQDKLDRLAAAGGTAAGSIAEAVKDADVVITMVPASPQVEAIAYGENGILKNAKSGALIIDMSSITPQTSIDLAKNAAEKGIRVIDAPVSGGEAGAIEAVLSIMVGGEQADFDEALPVLEALGKTIVLCGPHGSGQTVKAANQLIVAVNIQACAEAVVFLEKSGVNLTAALDVLNGGLAGSTVLTRKKDNFLNRDFKPGFRIDLHHKDMGIVTDAARNVGAALPVGAVVAQLVASLRAQGDGGLDHSALLRAVERLSGAQI
- the pucL gene encoding factor-independent urate hydroxylase, producing the protein MPTILGQNQYGKAENRVVKITRDGDTHHIKDLNVSVALSGDMDDVHYSGSNANVLPTDTTKNTVYAFAKEYGIESAEQFGIHLARWFVNSQEPIQRARIRIEEYSWSRIATSDANSKFIGSDEVNHSFVREGMETRVTQITYDGTNWEVISGLKDLVVMNSTNSEFWGYVKDKYTTLKEAYDRILATQVSARWRFNWSDDEQRMPNWEKSYAETRKHMLQAFAETYSLSLQQTLYQMGSRIINHRSEIDEVRFSLPNKHHFLVDLEPFGLKNDNEVYFAADRPYGLIEATVLRDGVDARIPVDMTNL
- a CDS encoding TIM barrel protein produces the protein MGYTDQRFDVNLSILYTELPLLERPAAAAAAGFTAVELWWPWIETPTPAQAELDALKKALEDAGTRLVGLNFYAGQLPGPDRGAVSVPGEESERFNANINVAADFAASVGCKALNALYGNRVEGVDPAVQDELALENLVVAARAADRVGAILLIETLNKPESPLYPLVSAPAGIEVVDKVNEATGLGNAKFLLDLYHLAMNDEDLSEVIEKYAAKTGHVQIADKPGRGAPGTGELPLEELLDQLRKAGYEGYVGLEYKAADAAASFAWLPAEARAAK
- the uraD gene encoding 2-oxo-4-hydroxy-4-carboxy-5-ureidoimidazoline decarboxylase, with product MTSSPTPGLTRFNALDDSAATAELHEVCASSAWGSKLLAQRPFTTADALFSANESAMAELTAEDLAEAMGGHAPIGRPKPGDPTSAREQRGMAGASEDLKNELLELNLAYQEKFGHVFLICATGATGEFMRDAVRIRIDNSPEAEREIARGELVKINRIRLTRLAEGE